The following coding sequences are from one Paenibacillus sp. FSL R5-0912 window:
- a CDS encoding PspC domain-containing protein, with amino-acid sequence MKKLTRSVTDSKLTGLCGGLARWLNVDTTLVRLLVAAAAVFSFGTVLVLYVIGSVIVPKESYGGFTDGFDY; translated from the coding sequence ATGAAAAAATTAACCCGTTCCGTAACTGACAGCAAACTTACAGGCTTATGCGGAGGATTGGCACGCTGGCTCAATGTTGACACTACCCTTGTTAGATTGCTCGTAGCCGCCGCTGCCGTATTTAGCTTCGGTACCGTCCTAGTCCTCTATGTCATCGGCAGTGTCATTGTGCCCAAAGAATCCTACGGCGGCTTCACTGACGGTTTCGACTACTAA
- a CDS encoding YfbR-like 5'-deoxynucleotidase, translated as MGIHKYFRSLNELERIIRCPGKFKFEEHSVAAHSWKVVQYAKTLADIEEKHGAVIDWKKLYEITSSHDYGEIFIGDIKTPVKHSSLQLRSLIQQVEEGMIDNFIKEHIPDEFKSTFYHQLREGKDESIEGLILEVADKMDQVYEAFAELQRGNTEKEFVVMYRNALIKIKNIELRCVDYFLAEILPDMVNEETLSSIDIKRITEEALAL; from the coding sequence ATGGGGATTCACAAGTATTTTCGCTCTCTGAACGAACTGGAACGCATTATCCGCTGTCCGGGCAAATTCAAATTCGAGGAGCACAGCGTAGCGGCCCATTCCTGGAAGGTCGTACAATACGCCAAAACACTGGCTGATATTGAAGAGAAACACGGTGCGGTGATCGACTGGAAGAAGCTGTACGAGATTACGAGCAGCCATGATTACGGAGAGATTTTTATCGGGGACATCAAAACGCCGGTGAAGCACTCCTCACTCCAGCTAAGGTCGCTGATTCAGCAGGTTGAGGAGGGCATGATCGACAACTTCATCAAGGAGCATATCCCGGATGAGTTCAAAAGCACCTTCTACCATCAGCTGCGCGAGGGCAAGGACGAGTCGATTGAAGGCTTGATTCTGGAGGTTGCCGACAAAATGGATCAGGTATATGAAGCTTTTGCCGAGCTGCAAAGAGGGAACACGGAGAAGGAATTTGTGGTGATGTACCGCAATGCCCTGATCAAGATCAAGAACATTGAGCTGAGATGTGTGGATTACTTCCTGGCAGAAATTCTGCCGGATATGGTGAATGAAGAAACACTGTCCTCCATTGATATTAAAAGAATTACGGAAGAGGCGCTGGCTCTGTAG
- a CDS encoding CPBP family intramembrane glutamic endopeptidase, with protein sequence MLLLESFAIAMLLSFSYKIFEGILGVVSKQQARFTIYYWGAAMIGVSVLWNNSYTFNAPQQVMKVLPLFLVILLVNLIISRTSGYSPAGTYNTINFVLAFPVFEEIAFRGLILPVLARHPALGQLHSNSIIDISWAILLTSLLFAVSHLQYYRLNRESVRFMLFAFTGGIFFGLFAQVTGSLLLTIPLHIAFNGSAVLYARAYASKHLQA encoded by the coding sequence ATGCTGTTACTGGAATCATTCGCTATTGCTATGCTGCTGTCTTTTTCATACAAGATATTCGAGGGAATACTGGGAGTTGTCTCTAAGCAGCAAGCACGATTTACCATTTATTATTGGGGAGCCGCCATGATTGGGGTAAGTGTTCTCTGGAACAACAGCTATACGTTCAACGCTCCACAGCAAGTGATGAAGGTGCTTCCGTTATTCCTTGTCATTCTGCTTGTGAACCTGATCATCTCAAGAACCTCCGGCTATTCTCCTGCGGGAACCTATAATACAATCAACTTCGTCCTTGCCTTCCCTGTCTTTGAAGAGATTGCCTTCAGAGGACTTATCCTACCCGTACTTGCGCGCCATCCGGCACTCGGTCAGCTGCATTCCAATTCCATCATCGATATAAGCTGGGCTATTCTCCTAACCTCGCTGCTGTTCGCGGTGTCCCATTTGCAGTATTACAGGCTGAACCGCGAGAGCGTCAGGTTTATGCTCTTTGCTTTTACCGGAGGGATCTTCTTTGGGTTATTCGCACAGGTGACTGGCTCCCTCCTGCTGACGATTCCGCTGCATATCGCTTTTAACGGATCGGCCGTGCTGTATGCCCGGGCTTACGCAAGCAAGCACCTTCAGGCCTGA
- a CDS encoding glycoside hydrolase family 27 protein, translating into MNHREFAPTPPMGWNSWDCYGASVTEAEVRGNADYMARNLKEYGWEYIVVDIQWYEPGAVSDQYRPFVRLETDGYSRLIPAVNRFPSAEGGLGFKPLADYVHSLGLKFGIHIMRGIPRQAVHDNTPIKGTAVTARDIAHTCSFCGWNTDMYGVDASKEGAQEYYNSLFELYASWDVDYIKVDDIADSWLHGGPHLAEIELIRKAIDHTGRSIVLSLSPGPAPVKHAEFLENHANVWRMTDDFWDRWPLLLDMFDRCSTWEGRPKPGCWPDCDMLPLGRIGIRGVQHDRWTNFTKDEQVTMMTLWTLFRSPLMFGGEMRDNDEWTLSLLTNQDVLNMHRHSCNARQISRTGDRVVWLAEGPEGERFVALFNTGESLAEVSISIADLGIEGRVNAKELWTGKQTGPLEDTLSSAIPPHGAALFRVSAR; encoded by the coding sequence ATGAATCATAGGGAATTTGCCCCTACTCCGCCAATGGGCTGGAACAGCTGGGATTGCTATGGTGCTTCAGTGACAGAGGCGGAGGTGCGGGGAAATGCCGATTATATGGCCCGCAACCTGAAGGAGTATGGCTGGGAATATATTGTGGTTGATATTCAGTGGTATGAGCCTGGGGCAGTGTCGGACCAATACCGTCCTTTTGTCCGTCTGGAGACAGATGGCTATTCCCGGCTGATCCCAGCGGTGAACCGTTTCCCTTCGGCAGAAGGCGGCCTTGGATTTAAGCCGCTTGCAGATTATGTGCATAGTCTAGGCCTCAAGTTCGGAATTCATATTATGCGTGGTATTCCCCGGCAGGCGGTTCACGACAATACACCTATTAAGGGAACAGCGGTGACAGCACGCGATATCGCGCATACCTGTTCCTTCTGCGGCTGGAACACGGATATGTATGGTGTGGATGCTTCTAAGGAAGGTGCGCAGGAATATTACAATTCTTTATTCGAGCTGTACGCTTCATGGGATGTCGATTACATCAAGGTGGATGACATCGCAGATTCCTGGCTGCATGGCGGCCCGCATCTTGCTGAGATCGAGCTGATCCGCAAAGCCATTGACCATACTGGCCGCAGTATTGTGCTGAGCCTGTCGCCGGGACCTGCACCTGTGAAGCATGCGGAATTCTTGGAGAACCACGCGAATGTATGGAGAATGACGGATGATTTCTGGGACCGCTGGCCGCTCCTGCTGGATATGTTCGACCGCTGTTCCACTTGGGAAGGCCGGCCTAAACCCGGCTGCTGGCCGGATTGTGATATGCTGCCGCTTGGGCGTATTGGAATACGCGGTGTACAGCATGACCGCTGGACAAACTTCACGAAGGACGAGCAAGTAACGATGATGACATTATGGACCCTTTTCCGTTCGCCGCTGATGTTCGGAGGCGAGATGCGTGACAACGATGAATGGACACTGTCACTACTGACTAACCAGGATGTACTGAATATGCACCGCCACAGCTGTAATGCCCGCCAGATCAGCCGTACCGGTGATAGGGTAGTGTGGTTAGCCGAAGGACCTGAAGGAGAGCGGTTCGTAGCCTTATTCAACACAGGGGAGTCACTGGCGGAGGTATCCATATCTATTGCCGATTTGGGAATAGAGGGCAGGGTTAACGCCAAGGAACTATGGACCGGGAAGCAGACAGGTCCGCTCGAAGATACGCTGAGTTCAGCTATTCCGCCGCATGGAGCAGCGTTGTTCAGAGTTTCGGCGAGGTGA
- a CDS encoding response regulator transcription factor encodes MTKILIIEDDSAIASIERDYLEINQFSVEVAEDGITGIELALSGQFQLILLDLMLPGEDGFSVCRKLRGQLDIPILMVTAKQEDIDKIRGLGLGADDYIVKPFSPSELVARVKSNLAQYSRLKGGNGLTAQSSSIEIGPFVIHTLSHRAYLHGRELELKKKEFDLLHFLAIHADIVFSRDSLYERIWGFDAMGDNATVAVHINRLRDKIEQDPGNPKYIQTVWGAGYRFQV; translated from the coding sequence ATGACAAAAATATTAATCATTGAAGATGACAGTGCGATCGCATCCATTGAGCGTGACTACCTGGAAATTAATCAATTCTCCGTGGAGGTCGCGGAAGACGGGATCACCGGGATCGAGCTGGCACTCTCAGGACAATTCCAGCTTATTCTGCTCGATCTGATGCTGCCTGGGGAAGATGGCTTCTCGGTTTGCCGCAAGCTCAGAGGCCAATTGGATATTCCTATCCTTATGGTTACTGCCAAGCAGGAGGATATCGATAAAATCCGCGGGCTTGGGCTAGGCGCGGATGATTATATCGTCAAGCCCTTTTCACCAAGTGAGCTGGTGGCCCGGGTCAAATCCAATTTAGCTCAATATTCGCGCCTCAAAGGCGGGAACGGGTTGACAGCCCAGAGCAGCAGCATCGAAATCGGTCCATTCGTGATCCACACCTTATCTCACAGAGCCTATCTTCATGGCCGGGAGCTGGAGTTGAAGAAAAAGGAATTCGACCTTCTGCATTTCCTGGCTATCCATGCTGACATCGTGTTCAGCAGAGATTCCTTGTATGAGCGCATATGGGGCTTCGATGCCATGGGGGATAATGCCACAGTAGCTGTTCATATCAACAGGCTGCGCGACAAGATCGAACAGGACCCCGGCAATCCGAAGTATATTCAGACTGTATGGGGAGCGGGGTACCGTTTTCAAGTGTAA
- a CDS encoding sensor histidine kinase, which yields MTIKRRLFISNILMIVIPVCISLIIAFVGVALLFQVSKQDKQGPFYTGYDDLIQLSTKLLEDSRDGNQEQTTRKIEDILQRDGLSLVIYSSTKSLFSFGLLEGGQTDKLLQAIWAMDGEGFASVKDQEVYAEQLRVGGRAYTVCIFSTATNYDNGKVTPAMVTFIIVITLGIIATIILTNQFLTRFVFKRIKQPLDTLAEGVHQIRDGNLDVRIHYENKDEFAPVCEDFNDMALRLKESQRLIQKQDESRRELLAGISHDLRSPLTSVRAYSEGLLDGVATTPESQKKYIHMIKTKAEDIDRMVGKIFLFSKMDLGDYPYEPEVLEVNQELLSLIKATAEEYREKGLDVIIAALAQDVHIFADPAQLSSIFFNILENSWKYKMKERVQVTIRTEVKGSDMFIYLEDNGPGVPENALDKLFDVFYRSDPSRNNPTKGSGLGLAITAKAVSRMGGSIHAKPSLEGGLCIIIQLPVLDKGANYDKNINH from the coding sequence ATGACCATTAAGCGGCGCTTGTTCATCTCAAATATCCTTATGATTGTAATACCGGTATGTATTTCCCTGATCATTGCTTTTGTTGGTGTGGCACTTCTTTTTCAAGTATCGAAGCAGGATAAGCAAGGCCCGTTCTATACCGGATACGATGATTTGATTCAGCTGTCCACGAAGCTGCTTGAGGACAGCAGAGACGGGAATCAGGAACAAACCACACGTAAGATCGAAGATATATTGCAGAGAGACGGGTTGAGTCTCGTTATTTATTCCTCAACGAAAAGTCTGTTCAGCTTTGGCCTCCTTGAGGGCGGGCAGACAGACAAGCTGCTGCAGGCGATTTGGGCCATGGATGGAGAGGGTTTTGCTTCCGTCAAGGACCAGGAGGTCTATGCAGAACAACTGCGGGTTGGCGGCAGAGCATATACCGTTTGCATTTTCAGCACGGCAACCAACTACGATAACGGGAAGGTCACTCCAGCTATGGTTACCTTCATTATTGTGATCACCCTGGGGATCATCGCCACTATTATTTTGACGAATCAATTTCTAACCCGGTTTGTATTCAAACGGATCAAGCAGCCCCTGGATACTTTGGCAGAGGGAGTTCATCAGATCAGGGACGGCAATCTCGATGTTAGAATTCACTACGAGAATAAGGATGAATTCGCTCCCGTTTGTGAAGATTTTAATGACATGGCCCTACGCCTTAAGGAGTCTCAGCGGCTGATTCAGAAGCAGGATGAGAGCCGCAGGGAGCTGCTTGCCGGTATCTCGCATGATCTCCGTTCTCCGCTGACCTCGGTCCGGGCGTATTCAGAGGGTCTGCTGGATGGTGTGGCCACAACCCCTGAATCCCAGAAGAAATATATTCACATGATCAAGACTAAAGCTGAGGATATTGACCGGATGGTGGGTAAAATCTTTCTTTTCTCCAAAATGGATCTGGGGGATTATCCTTATGAACCGGAGGTCCTGGAAGTCAATCAAGAGCTTCTCTCCTTAATTAAAGCTACTGCCGAAGAATATAGAGAGAAAGGGCTGGATGTAATCATTGCTGCTCTGGCTCAAGATGTGCATATCTTTGCCGATCCGGCGCAGCTGAGCAGTATCTTCTTCAATATCCTGGAGAATAGCTGGAAATATAAAATGAAAGAGCGTGTTCAAGTAACTATTCGTACCGAAGTTAAGGGAAGTGACATGTTTATCTACCTGGAGGATAATGGACCCGGCGTGCCGGAGAATGCGCTTGATAAGCTGTTTGATGTGTTCTACCGCAGCGATCCTTCGCGCAACAACCCTACCAAGGGCAGTGGATTAGGGCTTGCAATAACCGCAAAAGCAGTCAGCCGGATGGGCGGCAGTATTCACGCTAAACCCTCTCTTGAAGGAGGCTTGTGCATCATCATCCAATTGCCAGTGCTGGATAAAGGGGCTAACTATGACAAAAATATTAATCATTGA
- a CDS encoding ABC transporter permease, which produces MILFQSIRMALMSIVGNKVRSFLTMLGIIIGVSSVILLVSVGQGVTGQITSQFSDLGTNQLTVMIAGRGTVTSLTNEEVAAFGKLPGVDQVSPTISSNVTAKYLSVHTTVSLEGITPSYEKVQNFHVQSGRFLLDIDNEYRQKTALIGTETAKKLFGAENPVGHELQLNGTTFKIVGLLQAKGSSLSGSNDKKILIPLASSERLLQSKGIQTFAITALSETDVAPVKAAVSQILDKKFLHAKDAYSIFDSKQMLDTLKKTSGTLSMALAGIAGISLFVGGIGIMNIMIISVNERTREIGIRKAIGAKKIDVLLQFIIESVVLSTLGGIIGIGVGLGLTWLVGQLTALQVGYAWNMVTISFIFSLFIGVFFGIMPANKAARLRPIYALRTD; this is translated from the coding sequence ATGATTCTTTTTCAGAGTATACGAATGGCGCTGATGAGCATCGTCGGCAACAAGGTTCGTTCCTTCCTCACCATGCTGGGTATTATCATCGGGGTATCCTCGGTCATCCTGCTTGTCTCGGTTGGACAGGGTGTCACGGGCCAGATCACCAGTCAGTTCAGTGATTTGGGCACCAACCAGTTAACGGTAATGATCGCCGGACGCGGAACAGTCACCTCCCTCACGAATGAGGAAGTCGCAGCTTTCGGCAAATTGCCTGGTGTAGACCAGGTTTCGCCTACGATCAGCAGCAATGTAACCGCCAAGTACCTTTCGGTCCATACCACCGTCTCGCTCGAAGGCATCACCCCGAGTTACGAGAAGGTGCAGAACTTTCATGTTCAGTCCGGCCGGTTCCTGCTTGATATCGACAACGAGTACCGGCAGAAGACTGCTCTAATCGGTACAGAAACCGCTAAAAAGCTGTTTGGTGCTGAAAACCCGGTTGGCCATGAACTCCAGCTGAACGGCACAACCTTCAAAATTGTAGGCTTGCTGCAGGCGAAAGGCTCCTCACTCAGCGGATCAAATGATAAGAAAATCCTGATCCCCTTGGCTTCTTCCGAGCGGCTATTGCAGAGCAAGGGCATTCAGACTTTTGCCATAACCGCCTTGAGTGAAACTGACGTAGCGCCTGTTAAAGCAGCCGTCTCACAGATTCTGGACAAAAAGTTTCTGCACGCCAAGGATGCCTACAGCATCTTCGATTCCAAGCAGATGCTGGACACCTTGAAGAAGACCTCCGGCACCCTGTCCATGGCCCTCGCCGGGATTGCCGGGATTTCCCTCTTCGTCGGCGGAATCGGAATTATGAACATTATGATTATTTCGGTGAACGAACGCACCCGCGAAATCGGCATACGCAAAGCGATTGGCGCCAAAAAGATAGATGTTCTGCTGCAATTCATCATTGAGTCGGTTGTGCTTAGCACCTTGGGCGGAATCATCGGCATTGGAGTGGGATTAGGGCTAACCTGGCTTGTCGGCCAATTGACAGCCTTGCAGGTAGGTTATGCCTGGAACATGGTGACGATTTCGTTTATATTCTCACTTTTTATCGGTGTGTTCTTCGGCATCATGCCCGCCAACAAAGCGGCAAGACTCCGGCCCATCTACGCCTTGCGTACAGATTAG
- a CDS encoding ABC transporter ATP-binding protein → MTAEPLIRIEHMVHGYMMAKEQMTVLKGLSFVIHHGEFVAIIGPSGSGKSTLMNMIGCLDIPNEGSYLLDGQDVRRLSDNRLAQIRNEKIGFIFQNFNLLPKLSAIENVELPLVYRGLSHRERRQLAAAALEKVGLQDRMHHRPSELSGGQQQRVAIARALAGNPPILLADEPTGALDSKTGQEVMQMIKMLNEQGHTIIVITHDLEIAEQAKRVIRIQDGCLVEDRRNDQ, encoded by the coding sequence ATGACTGCAGAACCCCTGATCCGGATTGAGCATATGGTCCACGGATATATGATGGCCAAGGAACAGATGACGGTACTCAAAGGCCTCTCTTTTGTTATCCATCACGGCGAGTTCGTTGCCATCATAGGCCCTTCTGGATCAGGAAAATCAACTCTGATGAACATGATAGGCTGCCTGGATATTCCCAATGAAGGAAGCTATCTGCTGGACGGTCAAGACGTCAGGCGATTATCCGATAACCGTCTGGCGCAAATCCGTAACGAGAAAATAGGCTTCATCTTCCAGAACTTCAACCTGCTTCCGAAATTATCCGCTATCGAAAATGTCGAACTGCCGCTTGTCTACCGGGGCTTGTCTCACCGTGAGCGAAGACAGCTGGCCGCTGCAGCTCTTGAGAAGGTGGGCCTTCAGGACCGGATGCATCATCGTCCCAGTGAGCTGTCGGGAGGCCAGCAGCAGAGAGTCGCCATCGCCAGAGCACTGGCCGGCAATCCCCCCATTCTGCTTGCCGATGAGCCTACCGGGGCACTGGATTCCAAGACAGGACAAGAGGTCATGCAAATGATCAAAATGCTGAATGAACAGGGGCATACCATTATTGTAATTACTCATGATCTGGAGATTGCTGAACAAGCGAAGCGGGTGATCCGGATTCAAGATGGATGTCTGGTGGAAGATCGGAGAAATGACCAATGA
- a CDS encoding efflux RND transporter periplasmic adaptor subunit has translation MNIKKTVWLSAAIIVTAGIIAFSLWPDKSTQGNHPAVQTTAVTKGDLSVTVKGSGTVKATNTKIVYAKDSGNVARVSVQENEQVKKGQVLLTYEGANVASNVRIQENTLRQSQNDLQEKQDQYKKLIMDGAILSEVDAAKLAIERTKDTITATLTELEALKKDHIPPASIKAPMDGTVTKISASSGGMVTDGAEVFSITDYKNLSVTIKIDELDIPKIKLGMPATLRMDALPTTAYPGKVTRIADEGTVTGGVSVFEVTLLLADSNGARTGMSAQGLITIEEKNNILLLPIESVTQKDGKYYVQVQEQKPEQTPSAKGSSATPPPIQTKAVIVGIHDESRIEIASGLSVGEQVIVPTIVAASTAAPAAPGLFDMGGGDEGGFDNSGSAEGGVQ, from the coding sequence ATGAACATCAAAAAAACAGTCTGGCTATCAGCCGCAATAATTGTGACCGCAGGAATCATAGCCTTTAGCTTGTGGCCGGACAAGAGCACGCAAGGAAATCATCCCGCTGTTCAAACAACTGCGGTGACAAAGGGCGATCTCTCCGTCACCGTGAAAGGCTCCGGCACTGTGAAAGCCACGAATACAAAAATTGTCTATGCTAAGGACTCGGGGAATGTAGCCCGGGTATCGGTTCAGGAAAATGAACAGGTAAAAAAGGGCCAGGTTCTGCTGACCTATGAGGGAGCCAATGTAGCCAGCAACGTGAGAATACAGGAAAATACGCTCAGACAGTCGCAAAATGATCTGCAGGAAAAACAGGATCAGTATAAGAAGCTCATCATGGACGGTGCTATCCTATCCGAAGTCGATGCGGCGAAGCTTGCTATTGAAAGAACTAAGGATACGATTACGGCGACACTGACCGAGCTTGAAGCACTGAAGAAGGATCACATCCCTCCCGCTTCCATTAAGGCACCTATGGACGGAACAGTCACTAAGATCAGCGCCTCCTCAGGCGGGATGGTCACGGACGGAGCCGAAGTATTCTCCATTACCGACTACAAGAATCTGAGCGTTACTATCAAGATTGATGAACTGGATATTCCCAAGATTAAGCTGGGCATGCCGGCGACCCTTAGAATGGATGCCTTGCCCACTACAGCCTATCCGGGCAAAGTCACGCGAATTGCTGACGAGGGAACGGTGACGGGCGGCGTCTCCGTCTTTGAAGTGACTCTTCTGCTCGCTGACTCTAACGGAGCCAGAACGGGCATGTCGGCACAAGGGCTGATTACGATTGAGGAGAAGAACAACATTCTCCTCCTTCCCATCGAGTCCGTGACGCAAAAGGATGGCAAATATTACGTTCAGGTGCAAGAGCAGAAGCCGGAGCAGACCCCTTCCGCCAAGGGCAGCTCCGCCACTCCGCCTCCAATACAGACAAAGGCTGTTATTGTAGGTATACACGATGAAAGCCGGATTGAAATTGCCAGTGGTCTGAGCGTAGGAGAACAGGTGATTGTTCCAACAATCGTGGCTGCCAGCACTGCCGCTCCTGCGGCCCCGGGCCTGTTCGACATGGGTGGCGGAGATGAAGGCGGCTTCGACAACAGCGGCAGCGCTGAAGGCGGTGTCCAATGA
- the sigK gene encoding RNA polymerase sporulation sigma factor SigK, whose translation MPGIISTIALPIKELTLLVSYVRNNAFLQPLSEQDESKYLGMMAEGDAKARNLLIEHNLRLVAHIVKKFDNTGEDMEDLISIGTIGLIKAIESYRPNKGTKLATFAARCIENEILMHLRSLKKTRKDVSLHDPIGTDKEGNEITLIDILGGSEDDDVIKEVDLKIEKSKIYRNLDILDEREKEVVVGRFGLDTGGQERTQREIAKELGISRSYVSRIEKRALMKLYHEFYKAKR comes from the coding sequence GTGCCTGGAATCATAAGCACGATTGCGCTGCCGATCAAAGAACTGACGCTGCTGGTATCCTACGTAAGGAACAACGCTTTTCTCCAGCCTCTATCGGAGCAGGATGAGAGCAAATACTTAGGGATGATGGCAGAGGGGGACGCCAAGGCACGGAATTTGTTAATTGAGCATAATCTGCGGTTGGTTGCCCATATAGTGAAGAAATTCGACAACACCGGCGAAGACATGGAGGACCTGATCTCCATCGGAACGATTGGACTCATTAAAGCTATCGAAAGCTACCGTCCCAACAAAGGGACAAAGCTGGCCACTTTTGCTGCCCGTTGTATTGAAAACGAAATCCTGATGCATCTTCGTTCGCTGAAAAAGACCCGGAAAGACGTGTCCCTGCACGATCCGATTGGGACAGACAAGGAGGGCAACGAGATCACGCTGATCGATATCCTCGGCGGGTCTGAGGATGATGATGTCATTAAGGAAGTTGATCTGAAGATTGAGAAGAGCAAGATTTACCGTAACCTCGATATTCTCGATGAACGTGAGAAGGAAGTCGTGGTCGGGCGGTTTGGTTTAGATACTGGCGGGCAAGAACGGACGCAGCGGGAGATTGCGAAGGAGCTGGGGATTTCGCGGAGTTATGTTTCACGGATAGAGAAAAGGGCGCTCATGAAGCTGTATCATGAGTTTTATAAGGCGAAGCGTTGA
- a CDS encoding LacI family DNA-binding transcriptional regulator codes for MNPTIKDVAQKANVSIATVSRVLHNLGGYSDKTKQKVDQTIKELKYQPNAIARGLINKRTQTIGVLFPDVSSAFSSDLLHGIDEFVHDRNYSVMVCNTDQDGKRTLKYLQLLREKQVDGIIFSSEVLKKEYYDMLESMRIPVVLISSQTDFANVPYVKVDDYQAAYDAVHYLLTKGHRKIAMISGTKGDPIAGTPRVEGYRKALEAHGIAFESRYLVYGDFLYESGSRAMETILRKTPEITAVFAASDEMAIGALSTVTKHGLNVPEDISIMGYDDLRLARMVNPPLTTVRQPLSDIGMIASEKLISMIETGEPAKSQICTHSIVERQTVRAIT; via the coding sequence ATGAATCCCACAATTAAAGATGTTGCCCAAAAGGCGAATGTGTCCATTGCCACCGTCTCACGGGTTCTGCATAACTTAGGCGGATATTCAGATAAAACGAAGCAAAAGGTCGACCAGACCATCAAAGAGCTTAAATACCAGCCGAACGCTATCGCCCGCGGACTGATTAACAAGCGTACCCAAACCATCGGCGTATTATTTCCTGATGTGTCGAGTGCCTTCTCCTCCGATCTGCTCCACGGAATCGACGAATTCGTCCATGACCGCAATTATAGTGTAATGGTCTGCAATACTGATCAGGACGGGAAACGTACGCTGAAGTATCTGCAGCTGTTGCGCGAGAAACAGGTGGACGGGATTATTTTCTCCAGTGAAGTGCTCAAGAAAGAGTATTATGACATGCTGGAAAGCATGAGAATCCCGGTGGTGCTAATCTCATCCCAAACCGATTTTGCCAATGTCCCTTATGTGAAGGTCGATGATTACCAGGCAGCCTATGATGCTGTCCATTATCTGCTCACCAAAGGCCACCGCAAGATCGCCATGATCAGCGGAACCAAGGGCGATCCCATCGCCGGAACTCCAAGAGTCGAGGGATACCGCAAAGCGCTGGAAGCACACGGCATTGCCTTTGAGAGCCGTTACCTCGTTTATGGTGATTTTCTATATGAGAGCGGCAGCAGAGCCATGGAAACGATATTACGGAAAACGCCGGAGATTACCGCTGTCTTCGCTGCCAGTGACGAAATGGCAATCGGTGCCCTTTCCACCGTTACAAAACATGGACTGAATGTGCCTGAGGATATCTCCATCATGGGATACGACGATCTCCGATTAGCCCGGATGGTTAATCCGCCATTGACTACGGTGCGCCAGCCGCTGTCTGACATTGGAATGATCGCTTCCGAGAAGCTGATCAGCATGATTGAAACGGGGGAACCTGCGAAGAGCCAAATCTGTACCCACTCCATTGTGGAACGGCAAACGGTTAGAGCAATTACCTGA